In Comamonas sp. lk, the following proteins share a genomic window:
- a CDS encoding TonB-dependent receptor gives MLAHSCYSMVPSTARLRPLALATMIVTGAVMPQLSLAQTEAASASAPASQLQRFEIPAGPLETVLNRLGRDAGVLISFESRIAQGIASRGVSGKLSIEGALAQALEGSGLGAVRSAGDGYALRVLPASVSVSGGGATPSLPDVTVTADALRSPRTDGTGRYTAGPSSMSAGFSLSQRDTPQSVTVVTRQQMDDQGSTSVADVMSQSAGITVQNYDSDRWSFSARGFSITNFQYDGVSKDYDGVYDWGATNGDLTIYDRVEILKGATGLMSGTGDPSATVNFVRKRPTETFAGSLSGTVGSWNKGRGEIDVSGPLNHSGSVRGRFVGAYQDQESFQDRYRQKKSVAYGVIEADLTRDTLLTLGLDAQKTDPRGATWTGFPIFNSDGSRTDFSRSFNPATSWSRRETQTRNLFATLEQRLAGDWRFKLDVNHQKSRHRSLLGSASGGNPDAVTGEGMYLFSGDFRGDRTQNTVNASLNGSYTLGGRKHELMLGTMWSDTRTDGPWSESLYPMLSGSIFNWNGEFAQPAYPPIASYEDKRRQSGFYAATRLRPTDALSVILGARVSRVVANDQRVYNDGITPALTSDMRETGVVTPYAGVVYDLNETYSVYGSYTSIFSPQSAKDVNRQFLPAIEGRSLELGVKGEYLDGRLNASLAAFQIQQDNVAEYVDFVDGASVYRAVKGVSSKGIEAELNGEIASGWNLQAGYAYNHVRDAKGERVFGATLMASQPEHVLRLSTSYRLPGAWQALTIGGGVSWQSAFYGKVWHPVAQDYAQIKQKGYALVGLMARYQINKSLSATLNVHNLFDQKYYSGLGLFETGFYGAPRNATLTMRYQF, from the coding sequence ATGCTTGCACATTCTTGCTACTCCATGGTTCCGTCCACTGCCCGCCTGCGTCCGCTGGCGCTGGCCACAATGATCGTGACCGGCGCGGTCATGCCCCAGCTATCGCTGGCCCAGACCGAGGCCGCATCTGCGTCTGCGCCCGCGTCGCAGCTGCAGCGCTTCGAGATCCCTGCCGGCCCGCTGGAGACCGTGCTCAACCGGCTCGGGCGCGATGCTGGCGTGCTGATCAGTTTTGAATCCAGGATCGCCCAAGGCATTGCCAGCCGTGGCGTCAGCGGCAAGCTGAGCATAGAGGGCGCACTGGCCCAGGCCTTGGAGGGCTCGGGCCTGGGCGCCGTTCGCTCGGCCGGCGACGGCTATGCACTGCGCGTGCTGCCGGCATCGGTGTCGGTGTCGGGCGGCGGGGCGACACCGTCGTTGCCCGATGTGACGGTCACGGCCGATGCCCTGCGCAGCCCGCGCACGGACGGCACGGGCCGCTACACGGCGGGGCCATCGTCGATGTCTGCCGGGTTTTCGCTATCGCAGCGCGACACGCCGCAGAGCGTGACCGTGGTCACACGCCAGCAAATGGACGACCAGGGCAGCACCAGCGTGGCCGATGTGATGAGTCAGAGCGCGGGCATCACCGTGCAGAACTACGACAGCGACCGCTGGAGCTTCAGCGCGCGCGGCTTTTCCATCACCAACTTCCAGTACGACGGGGTTTCCAAGGACTATGACGGCGTCTACGACTGGGGCGCGACCAACGGCGACCTGACGATTTACGACCGTGTCGAGATACTCAAGGGCGCGACCGGCCTGATGAGCGGCACGGGCGACCCCTCGGCTACCGTGAACTTTGTGCGCAAACGCCCCACCGAGACCTTTGCCGGATCGCTCTCGGGCACCGTGGGTTCGTGGAACAAAGGCCGTGGCGAAATCGATGTCTCCGGCCCGCTCAACCACAGTGGCAGCGTGCGCGGACGCTTCGTGGGCGCCTACCAGGATCAGGAGTCGTTCCAGGACCGCTATCGCCAGAAGAAAAGCGTGGCCTATGGCGTGATCGAAGCCGACCTCACGCGCGATACCTTGCTAACCCTGGGTCTGGACGCGCAGAAAACCGACCCGCGCGGCGCGACCTGGACCGGCTTTCCGATTTTCAACAGCGACGGCAGCCGCACCGACTTCAGCCGTTCCTTCAATCCGGCGACTAGCTGGAGCCGGCGCGAGACCCAGACGCGCAATCTGTTTGCCACGCTGGAGCAGCGCCTGGCAGGCGACTGGCGCTTCAAGCTCGATGTGAACCATCAAAAGAGCCGGCACCGCTCGCTGCTGGGCTCGGCCAGCGGCGGCAATCCCGATGCGGTGACGGGTGAAGGCATGTACCTGTTCTCCGGCGATTTTCGTGGCGACCGTACGCAGAACACCGTCAACGCCAGCCTCAACGGCAGCTACACGCTGGGCGGGCGCAAGCACGAGCTGATGTTGGGCACGATGTGGTCGGATACCCGCACCGACGGCCCCTGGTCCGAGTCGCTCTACCCCATGCTCAGCGGCAGCATCTTCAACTGGAATGGCGAGTTCGCGCAGCCGGCTTATCCCCCGATTGCCTCTTACGAAGATAAGCGTCGTCAAAGCGGTTTCTACGCTGCCACGCGGCTTCGCCCTACCGATGCGCTATCGGTGATTCTGGGCGCACGCGTGAGCCGCGTGGTGGCTAACGACCAGCGGGTCTACAACGATGGCATCACGCCCGCGCTGACCAGCGATATGCGCGAGACCGGCGTGGTCACGCCCTATGCCGGCGTGGTCTACGACCTCAACGAGACCTACTCGGTATACGGCAGCTACACCAGCATCTTCTCGCCGCAGTCGGCCAAGGATGTGAACCGGCAGTTTCTGCCCGCCATCGAAGGCCGCAGCCTGGAGCTGGGCGTCAAGGGCGAGTACCTGGACGGCCGGCTCAACGCCAGTCTGGCCGCTTTCCAGATCCAGCAGGACAATGTGGCGGAGTATGTGGACTTCGTTGACGGCGCCTCCGTCTATCGCGCTGTCAAAGGTGTGAGCAGCAAGGGCATAGAGGCCGAGCTCAACGGCGAGATTGCCTCCGGCTGGAATCTGCAGGCCGGCTATGCCTACAACCATGTACGCGATGCCAAGGGCGAGCGCGTCTTCGGCGCAACGCTGATGGCCAGCCAGCCCGAGCATGTGCTGCGTCTGTCCACCAGCTACCGCCTGCCCGGTGCCTGGCAGGCCCTGACCATAGGCGGCGGCGTGAGCTGGCAGAGCGCGTTCTACGGCAAGGTCTGGCATCCGGTGGCGCAGGACTATGCGCAGATCAAGCAGAAAGGCTATGCGCTGGTCGGCCTGATGGCGCGCTACCAAATCAACAAGTCGTTGTCGGCCACGCTCAATGTGCACAACCTGTTTGACCAGAAGTACTACTCGGGTCTGGGCTTGTTCGAGACCGGCTTTTACGGCGCACCGCGCAATGCAACGCTGACCATGCGCTACCAGTTCTGA
- a CDS encoding exodeoxyribonuclease III — MFKLTSLNLNGIRSATTKGVEAWIAATAPDCICVQEIKAQAPDMAGRFEVLAEMQGHFHFAEKKGYSGVGVYSRHEPSDVVIGFGSHEFDAEGRYVETRFDTPSRKLSIISSYFPSGSSGELRQAAKFRFLAEMHAHLMQMKGEREFILCGDINIAHQQIDLKNWRGNQKNSGFTPEERAWMTNLLHKTETTGGLMDVYRLLQPDTTDACYTWWSNRGQAYANNVGWRLDYHLATPATAALARTEHIYKDVKFSDHAPITVGYDFTL; from the coding sequence TTGTTCAAATTAACCAGCCTCAACCTCAATGGCATCCGCTCCGCCACAACCAAAGGCGTGGAAGCCTGGATTGCAGCCACTGCGCCGGATTGTATTTGCGTGCAGGAAATCAAGGCCCAGGCACCCGATATGGCCGGCCGCTTTGAGGTGTTAGCCGAGATGCAAGGCCATTTTCACTTTGCCGAGAAAAAAGGGTATTCCGGCGTCGGCGTCTACTCGCGCCACGAGCCTTCGGACGTGGTCATCGGCTTTGGCTCCCACGAGTTCGACGCCGAAGGCCGCTATGTAGAGACGCGTTTTGACACGCCCTCGCGCAAGCTGTCCATCATCAGCTCCTACTTTCCCAGCGGCAGCTCGGGCGAGTTGCGCCAGGCTGCCAAATTCCGTTTTCTGGCCGAGATGCACGCCCATCTGATGCAGATGAAGGGCGAGCGCGAGTTCATTTTGTGCGGCGACATCAACATCGCCCACCAGCAAATCGATCTGAAGAACTGGCGCGGCAACCAGAAAAACAGCGGCTTCACGCCCGAAGAACGCGCCTGGATGACAAATTTGTTGCACAAGACTGAAACAACGGGCGGCCTGATGGACGTTTATCGTCTGCTGCAGCCCGACACCACGGATGCCTGCTACACATGGTGGAGCAACCGCGGCCAGGCCTATGCGAACAACGTGGGCTGGCGTCTGGACTACCACCTGGCCACGCCGGCCACCGCCGCCCTGGCCCGCACCGAGCACATCTACAAGGATGTGAAGTTCTCCGACCATGCGCCCATCACCGTGGGCTACGACTTCACGCTTTGA
- the pyrE gene encoding orotate phosphoribosyltransferase, which translates to MVVSEKPMDGADRLAQEFVQFAVDSGVLRFGEFKTKAGRLSPYFFNAGLFDDGAKMARLAEFYAKAILASGMEFDMVFGPAYKGIPLAATVAVELARNGKNVPFAYNRKEAKDHGEGGTLVGAPLKGRVLIIDDVMSAGTAARESIAIIKAAGAEPYAVAIALDRQEMATENGQDVPHSAVQYVRNQLGMKVSTIAKLADLLLYLENQGGDAGSAHHERVLAYRQRYGVNDKG; encoded by the coding sequence ATGGTGGTGAGTGAGAAGCCAATGGACGGTGCTGACCGTCTGGCGCAGGAATTTGTGCAGTTTGCCGTTGATTCTGGCGTGCTGCGTTTTGGCGAATTCAAGACCAAGGCCGGGCGCCTGAGCCCGTACTTCTTCAACGCTGGCCTGTTTGACGATGGCGCCAAGATGGCGCGCCTGGCCGAATTCTATGCAAAAGCCATTTTGGCCAGCGGCATGGAGTTTGACATGGTGTTCGGCCCGGCCTACAAGGGCATTCCGCTGGCCGCCACCGTGGCCGTGGAGCTGGCCCGCAACGGCAAGAACGTGCCTTTCGCTTACAACCGCAAGGAAGCCAAGGACCATGGCGAAGGCGGCACCCTGGTGGGCGCGCCGCTCAAGGGCCGCGTGCTCATCATCGACGATGTGATGTCGGCCGGCACGGCGGCACGCGAGTCGATTGCCATCATCAAGGCCGCAGGTGCCGAGCCCTATGCCGTGGCGATTGCACTGGACCGCCAGGAAATGGCGACCGAAAACGGTCAGGATGTGCCGCATAGTGCCGTGCAATATGTGCGCAATCAGCTGGGCATGAAGGTCAGCACTATTGCCAAACTGGCCGATTTGTTGCTTTATCTTGAAAACCAGGGTGGCGACGCAGGCAGCGCCCACCATGAACGCGTGCTGGCCTACCGCCAGCGTTACGGTGTGAACGACAAGGGATAA